CTTCATCGGCAGCGTCGGGAGATTCTGGGAGTTCCTCCTGGCCGTTCTCAAGAACGTCAATTAGCGGCTCTTCAAACGCCCGCTTCGCCCCCTTTGCTCGGCGCGGCGGCCGCCACTTCGGAGGGAACGATGAGCCCTTCGCTTCCATCACGCCGCCGCTTCGTCCGCACCGTCGGAGCCGCCCTGGGGGCGTGCGCCGTGCCGATCCGCATCGCCGCCAAGACTCCCGCGGCCTCGGCCGCGCGGCCGGGCGCCGCGACGCCGGCGAAGGCGGTCCGGATCGACTCCAACGAGAACCCCTATGGGCCGTCGCCGAAGGCCCTCGAGGCGATGACCCGCTCGCAGCAGGTCTCGGCGAGGTACCCCGACGCCCTGGAGGACGAGGTTTCCGAAGCGCTCGCCCGGCTCCATGGCGTGGGCGCCGAGAACGTGGTGCTGGGCTGCGGCTCGGGGGAGCTCTTGAGGATGGCCGACATGGCCTTTCTCGGCGCCGGCCGGAACGTCGTCGTCGCCGAGCCGACCTTCGAGGCGGTGCTCGCGTTCGCCCGCGTGACCCGCGCCGACGCCGTCAAGATTGCCCTCACCGGGGATCACCGGCACGACCTGCCGAAGATGGCCGCGGCCTGCAGCGAGGCCACCGGTCTGATCTACCTGTGCAATCCGAACAATCCGACCGGCACCATCGTCACGCGGGACGAGATGGGCGCCTTCTTCGAGCGCGTCCCCCGGGGCGCCGTGATCCTGGTGGACGAGGCGTATCACCACTTCGTCGAGGACGAGCGCTACGCCTCCGCCTTCGAATGGATGGGGAAGCTGCCGAACCTGCTCGTCGTCCGGACCTTCTCCAAGATCCACGGCCTGGCGGGAATGCGTCTGGGATACGGCGTCGGCGCCCACGAGGTCGTCGAG
This sequence is a window from Candidatus Polarisedimenticolia bacterium. Protein-coding genes within it:
- the hisC gene encoding histidinol-phosphate transaminase; translation: MSPSLPSRRRFVRTVGAALGACAVPIRIAAKTPAASAARPGAATPAKAVRIDSNENPYGPSPKALEAMTRSQQVSARYPDALEDEVSEALARLHGVGAENVVLGCGSGELLRMADMAFLGAGRNVVVAEPTFEAVLAFARVTRADAVKIALTGDHRHDLPKMAAACSEATGLIYLCNPNNPTGTIVTRDEMGAFFERVPRGAVILVDEAYHHFVEDERYASAFEWMGKLPNLLVVRTFSKIHGLAGMRLGYGVGAHEVVEALRAHRLWSNANAAVLEAALATLQDAGHASKCRREMNGTRRWLVSEMEKDRRATIPSEANFVMIDLGTDVAPVIAALKERGVFVGRRFAALPNHLRVSIGTPEEMRRFVAALRAVAPSGAIQAA